A portion of the Streptomyces sp. NBC_00376 genome contains these proteins:
- a CDS encoding MFS transporter, protein MLLSLPAAYLLDAVTLGQLYVVALLTGAAGVLFNTAWPPFFVSLVPRASYVDAHSKLSAARSASYVAGPAIGGPLVQLLTAPVAIVVDALTFLVSAVLISRVPVDEPPPAATAASSLLRRARDGLAFVARHPVLRAGLGCAATVNFFTFVAGSGLFVLFADRSLGLSATVIGIAFGTGATGALLGAVLAPRISRCFGVGRGIVIGSGFGVMLFDVNLNSLQAAVIPDGMRSRVAGAYSTINYGVRPVGAVVGGLLATLIGLRATLLVAAVGGSLSLLWLLPSPIPRIRSLVPDHTTDGDSRPVAS, encoded by the coding sequence GTGCTGCTCAGCCTCCCGGCGGCCTACCTACTGGACGCGGTGACGCTGGGGCAGTTGTACGTCGTGGCTTTGCTGACCGGCGCCGCCGGGGTGCTGTTCAACACCGCCTGGCCGCCCTTCTTCGTGAGTCTCGTGCCGCGCGCGTCCTACGTCGATGCCCACAGCAAGCTCAGCGCCGCGCGGTCCGCGTCGTACGTGGCCGGCCCGGCCATCGGCGGCCCACTGGTCCAGTTGCTCACCGCACCCGTGGCCATCGTGGTGGACGCCCTGACCTTCCTGGTGTCGGCGGTCCTGATCAGCAGAGTTCCGGTCGACGAACCACCGCCCGCTGCCACGGCGGCGTCCTCGCTGCTGCGGCGTGCCAGGGACGGCCTGGCATTCGTCGCCCGGCACCCGGTACTGCGGGCCGGCCTCGGCTGCGCGGCAACCGTCAACTTCTTCACCTTCGTGGCGGGCAGCGGGCTGTTCGTGCTGTTCGCCGACCGGAGCCTCGGACTCTCCGCCACAGTGATCGGCATCGCGTTCGGGACCGGCGCGACCGGTGCCCTCCTCGGCGCCGTGCTCGCCCCGAGGATCTCGCGATGCTTTGGTGTGGGGCGCGGCATCGTCATTGGCTCGGGGTTCGGCGTCATGCTGTTCGACGTCAACCTCAACTCCCTCCAGGCCGCGGTGATCCCGGACGGCATGCGCAGCCGCGTGGCCGGCGCGTACAGCACGATCAATTACGGCGTACGCCCGGTCGGCGCCGTCGTCGGCGGGCTGCTCGCCACCCTCATCGGCCTGCGGGCGACCCTCCTCGTCGCGGCCGTCGGCGGATCCCTGTCGCTGCTCTGGCTGCTGCCCTCGCCGATACCCCGCATCCGTTCCCTGGTTCCGGACCACACCACGGACGGCGACAGCCGGCCAGTGGCCTCATGA